A region of the Cytobacillus luteolus genome:
TCGATAAACTCGTATGAATGTATTTTGCATTTAATGTACTTACAACAATATTCATTTTTTTTCCTCATTTCTAGGGCAGAAAAGTCTAACTGTACAAACCATTATTCTATCATATTTTAGACAATAAAGTAGGGATAAAAACGTGAGAACGGAAAAAAGATAGTATGATTGTCCTCATCAAGTATTGGGTAAAGAGGAAAAAAATGGTAATTAATTCCTAGAATATATTATCCAGTATTTTACATACTAACAATATGAGAATTATCTGGAGGAAATAATATGCATGTAGGAATAACTATAGCTGTCCTATTGGCAGTGTATTGGAAGGCTGACTGGAAAAATTGGAGACATTATCATCCAACTCTTTTATATGTTGTAATTTGCAATCTCCTATATAACTGCTTATGTGCAGGATATTTATTATGGGAGTATAAACCGGATTTTTTGTTTCACCATAATAGTACAGATCTTGTTTATTCCTTTATTGTTCTCCCGGGTATAGCATTACTGTTTTTAACCGGCTACCCTTATGAGACCAAGATGAAAAAACAGTTCACTTATATTTCAAAATGGGTTGTGCTTTCCCTCATTGTGGAGGGGATCGTGTTACTATTCGGTTTTATAGTGCTTAACAGGGGTTGGAAATATTGGATGGAAGTTCCTTTTTATTTTACAATGTATTATTTGATTCGTTTGCATCATACAAGACCACTTCTTACATACGTATTATCAATTATTATAATTGTTTTTTTAATGAATGCATTTGATGTCCCGTTTTCGGTTCCTATTGAAAAGCGTTAGTAGGGAGGTATCATATGAGCTATGAAAAAATTGAAAACTACCAGAAGACATTATTGGAGTTAGAACTTCAGTATTGGTTAGAAAACTCTTTATTTACTCCTGCGTGGTTGGTATTACTTGCTGCAGCCCTTATTCCCTGGATCATATGGTATAAATATGTTGATCGATCTAGATTTCAAGAGATCATCCTCTTTGGCATGCTTTGGATGATTCTTGCTACGGTTATAGATGAAATCAGTTCTACATGGATGTTATGGTCTTATCCAAGAAAGCTCTTCCCCACTATTCCTCCTTTAATCCCTGCTGATCTTACAATTGTTCCCGTAGTGTATATGTTTATTTATCAATATACGGCAACCTTTAAGGTGTATATGTTTTGGTCAATTATAGTTGGTGCCGTGTTTTCATTTGTAATAGAAGTTATCTTTGTTCATTTTGATTTATTTAAAATGTATCGGTGGGAACATTGGTATTCATTTATAAGCTTTATTATTGTAGCTGCTATTATAAAGGGTATACACCAAAGAATAATGAAGGTAAGAAAGTTACCAAAATCACCTATTGGATAGTAAGATTCTCCATAGGTGTTTATTTAGTTATAAATTTCCACTATAAAAGAAAAAGATAGAATAATAGGAAAATATGACTGAATATATTTCCTTATTCGACAATTTAATTTATAATGAATAGAAATAATAGTTTGATAATTTGAACTTATGTTTGAAATTGTCGTAAGAAGGGGGTAGGGTTTGTTGAAATTTATAACTAGACTATCAAAGGAGAAGAAGCATAAATCACAAAATAACATGAAAGCTCCTAAGCCTAAAAAAGTGAAAAGGAAGTTTGTAGGCTGGAAAAACCTAAGATTAGGACAAAAATATGGTGCAGCCTTTACGCTTACTCTTTTCTTGTTTAGTATATCAGCAATCATTATTTTCTTACAGTTATCATCGGTACAAGAAAAAATGACTGAAGTAGAAAAAAGTGCAGATAACTCAATTGCTATTACCGAAATGGCATCAGTGTTTCAACAGCTTGGAAGTGAAATTAGTATTTACATAGCTAATAGCAATATTAAACACGTTACCTCTTTCCAAGAGTTAACCACACAGTTTTCTACTTTAGAGCAAGAAATTAGACCCCAATTAGTCAATGAAAACCATGTGATTATGTTTAATAAAGTAGTAGCAAATCAACGAGAGTTAATCCAATTATTCGCAGAGGATGTCATGCCTGCTGTAAAGGCCCAGAAAGCACTTGATTCCATGAAGGCTAGTAATGAGGCTAATGAAATCATTAGCAATACGGTCATAATGCTTACTGATTTAAGAGGTCAATTGAAAATGGATAGTGAAAAAGCAGTGGAATCTGTTGGCGCAAGTGTTGCGTCAACAATCCTTATTCTTGTAGCTTCTATCCTAGTTTCAGGAATCTTAGGAACAATCAGCATACTAGTAATAGGTAGAATGCTGAAGAAACAATTTAC
Encoded here:
- a CDS encoding CBO0543 family protein — translated: MHVGITIAVLLAVYWKADWKNWRHYHPTLLYVVICNLLYNCLCAGYLLWEYKPDFLFHHNSTDLVYSFIVLPGIALLFLTGYPYETKMKKQFTYISKWVVLSLIVEGIVLLFGFIVLNRGWKYWMEVPFYFTMYYLIRLHHTRPLLTYVLSIIIIVFLMNAFDVPFSVPIEKR
- a CDS encoding CBO0543 family protein; the encoded protein is MSYEKIENYQKTLLELELQYWLENSLFTPAWLVLLAAALIPWIIWYKYVDRSRFQEIILFGMLWMILATVIDEISSTWMLWSYPRKLFPTIPPLIPADLTIVPVVYMFIYQYTATFKVYMFWSIIVGAVFSFVIEVIFVHFDLFKMYRWEHWYSFISFIIVAAIIKGIHQRIMKVRKLPKSPIG